The Vibrio tubiashii genome includes a window with the following:
- a CDS encoding acetoacetate--CoA ligase — translation MSNSEQRFPSPIWAPSRERIESSNLDQFIKHINIQGDAIENYSDLHRWSVECKKDFWLEVWQFCDVIGYKGDCILGEGLAKWGTFSPSRDTIWFPQSQLNYAENLLAYAFQAPDDIAIWFKNERGDCRKLSWQELCDQVSILQQWLKHNGVEKGDVVAGYLPHMPETVIAMLATTSLGAIWTSTSPDFGAESVIERFGQVQPKVLFCCNGYDFNGKTFHMEEKNRQIVDAMPSLVNTCQIDYLQQQPSNQGLSDSFSDWEAILASFLPRGMRYQRISFNDPLFVLYSSGTTGKPKCIVHSVGGTILNHLKEHQLHCDVQPKDRVFYYTTCGWMMWNWHVSALASGASLVIYDGSPMYPNPNALWQLCEDAQATLFGTSAKYLEALEKSQFNPSSHYSLDSLRTLCSTGSVLYPEQFDYVYANIKVDLHLASISGGTDICGCFVLGNPISPVYRGECQGAGLGMDVAVFNDSGKEVIAERGELVCRNSFPNQPLGFWHDDGERYHSAYWDKYENTWHHGDDVEMTARNGMIFYGRSDTTLNPGGVRIGTAEIYQKVNQLSEIQDSIAVGRRVEGDEKIVLFVQLNPQQTLSKELESTIKQTLRAQCSPRHVPSEIYTLTEIPKTKSGKLVELAVKQVLHGEEIKNKGAIANPWVLDEVEKFQGHPVV, via the coding sequence ATGTCTAACTCAGAGCAGCGCTTCCCTTCCCCGATCTGGGCGCCTAGTCGCGAGCGTATAGAATCATCAAATCTAGATCAATTCATAAAACACATTAATATTCAGGGAGATGCGATAGAAAACTACTCTGACTTACATCGCTGGTCAGTTGAGTGCAAAAAAGATTTCTGGTTAGAAGTCTGGCAATTTTGTGATGTTATTGGTTACAAAGGCGACTGTATCTTAGGTGAAGGATTAGCCAAATGGGGAACATTTAGCCCTAGTCGAGACACCATTTGGTTCCCTCAATCGCAACTCAATTATGCAGAAAACCTCCTTGCCTACGCGTTTCAAGCACCTGACGACATCGCTATCTGGTTTAAAAATGAGCGGGGAGATTGCCGAAAACTCTCTTGGCAAGAGTTGTGTGATCAGGTGTCTATTCTTCAGCAATGGTTAAAACACAATGGCGTCGAAAAAGGGGATGTCGTTGCTGGGTACTTGCCGCACATGCCAGAAACCGTTATCGCCATGTTAGCGACGACAAGCCTAGGTGCGATATGGACGTCAACCTCCCCTGACTTCGGTGCAGAAAGTGTTATTGAGCGCTTTGGTCAAGTTCAGCCAAAGGTACTGTTTTGCTGCAATGGTTACGACTTCAACGGCAAAACTTTTCATATGGAAGAGAAAAATCGGCAAATTGTCGATGCTATGCCGAGCTTAGTGAATACTTGTCAGATTGACTACTTGCAGCAACAACCAAGCAACCAAGGTCTTAGCGATTCGTTCTCAGACTGGGAAGCCATTTTAGCCAGTTTCCTGCCACGGGGAATGCGCTATCAAAGGATCAGTTTCAATGATCCGCTGTTTGTTCTCTACTCTTCAGGCACAACGGGCAAACCAAAATGTATTGTTCACTCAGTTGGCGGAACAATTCTAAACCACCTCAAAGAACATCAACTTCACTGTGATGTTCAACCTAAAGATCGCGTTTTCTATTACACAACCTGTGGCTGGATGATGTGGAACTGGCATGTGTCAGCATTGGCTAGTGGTGCCAGTTTGGTCATTTATGACGGCAGCCCTATGTACCCAAACCCAAATGCTTTGTGGCAACTGTGCGAAGATGCGCAAGCGACCTTATTTGGCACGTCAGCTAAATATTTGGAAGCGCTTGAAAAGTCCCAGTTTAATCCAAGTAGTCACTATTCGTTGGACTCCCTACGAACCTTGTGTTCCACAGGCTCTGTCTTGTACCCCGAACAGTTTGACTATGTGTATGCCAACATCAAAGTGGATCTTCATTTGGCTTCCATCTCCGGAGGAACGGATATCTGTGGCTGCTTCGTGTTAGGCAACCCTATTTCGCCAGTTTATCGTGGAGAGTGTCAGGGTGCTGGGCTAGGCATGGATGTTGCCGTGTTCAATGACTCAGGAAAAGAAGTGATTGCAGAGCGAGGTGAACTGGTTTGTCGCAACAGTTTTCCTAATCAACCTCTAGGCTTTTGGCACGATGACGGTGAACGCTATCACAGCGCCTACTGGGACAAATATGAAAACACTTGGCACCATGGTGACGATGTTGAAATGACCGCGCGAAATGGCATGATTTTCTATGGGCGAAGCGACACCACACTCAACCCAGGCGGGGTGAGAATTGGTACCGCTGAGATTTATCAGAAGGTGAATCAACTTTCTGAAATTCAAGACTCTATCGCAGTAGGACGGCGCGTCGAAGGAGATGAAAAGATCGTGCTTTTTGTCCAACTGAACCCACAACAGACGCTTAGTAAGGAGCTCGAAAGCACGATTAAGCAAACGCTGCGGGCACAGTGTTCTCCGCGTCATGTACCTTCAGAAATCTATACATTGACTGAAATACCAAAAACGAAATCAGGCAAACTGGTCGAGCTTGCGGTAAAACAAGTCTTACATGGTGAAGAGATAAAAAACAAAGGCGCTATCGCTAACCCTTGGGTTTTGGATGAAGTCGAGAAGTTCCAAGGTCATCCTGTTGTCTAA
- the phhA gene encoding phenylalanine 4-monooxygenase, translated as MAQYHSKPVNEHGIVEWSREENEVWRDLVERQLHLVKQRACKEYLAGLELLDLPIDRAPQIVDINRVLKESTGWQVEPVPALINFDRFFALLADKKFPVATFLRTREEFDYLQEPDFFHEIFGHCAMLTNPEFAQFTQTYGLLGRNASDKERVYLARLYWFTVEFGLVKEGEQTKIYGGGILSSPGETLYALDDPKAQRVEFDIHTVFRTPYRIDIMQPEYFVLDNIQQLYKLSKLDLMFHVKQAMQAGLLPPLFEPKEVTHA; from the coding sequence ATGGCACAGTATCATTCTAAACCTGTGAATGAGCACGGGATTGTGGAGTGGAGCCGGGAAGAGAATGAGGTTTGGCGCGATTTGGTTGAGCGTCAACTTCACTTGGTAAAGCAAAGAGCGTGTAAAGAGTATTTGGCAGGACTCGAACTGCTTGATTTGCCAATTGATAGAGCTCCGCAGATTGTTGATATCAATCGAGTATTAAAGGAATCGACGGGTTGGCAGGTGGAGCCTGTCCCAGCACTGATCAACTTTGACCGATTTTTTGCGCTGCTTGCAGATAAGAAATTTCCGGTGGCGACATTTCTGCGAACTCGTGAAGAGTTTGATTACCTTCAAGAGCCGGACTTTTTCCACGAAATCTTTGGTCATTGCGCTATGTTGACCAACCCCGAATTTGCCCAGTTTACTCAGACGTATGGCCTTCTCGGCCGCAATGCGAGTGACAAAGAGCGAGTCTATTTGGCGCGTTTATACTGGTTCACGGTCGAATTTGGACTGGTTAAAGAAGGCGAGCAAACTAAGATCTATGGTGGTGGTATCTTGTCTTCACCAGGTGAAACGCTATACGCATTAGATGATCCTAAGGCACAGCGAGTAGAGTTTGATATCCACACCGTATTTAGAACGCCTTACCGGATAGATATTATGCAACCAGAATATTTTGTTCTGGATAACATTCAGCAATTATACAAACTAAGTAAATTGGATTTAATGTTCCATGTTAAGCAAGCCATGCAGGCTGGATTATTACCCCCATTATTTGAACCAAAGGAAGTGACACATGCTTGA